A portion of the Granulosicoccus antarcticus IMCC3135 genome contains these proteins:
- a CDS encoding nucleoside hydrolase, whose protein sequence is MNKKILAMGIVATALSWGTAQAAGEKVIMDTDFSTIGDDGQVLIMASQLHAEGAIDLLGVTVVTGNNWMEQELAEALRAVERLGVQDEIGVWAGSIYPLVHDAKGFQSEQALFGFGESWQTALHRPRPTADNLVAPADGFAKSTEPQPGHAVDFIIDTVKANPGEVTLLVIGPVTNIAMAVRKAPEIVPMIKRIVYMGGAVDVRGNTTPAAEMNIWIDPEAARIVMREPIEQALIPLDVTNITPFTKAEYDRIVATDGPVQDLFRASWMGGMFESDPDATTSVYDTLALGYLVDPSFATLTEELAVDVDTNFGPGYGRTLAYWQDQPTNQLQTMTVIKEFDTARFFDFYIDLMTRPVPVVMQD, encoded by the coding sequence ATGAACAAAAAGATTCTAGCCATGGGCATTGTGGCAACCGCACTATCCTGGGGCACCGCCCAGGCCGCCGGTGAGAAGGTCATCATGGACACCGACTTCAGCACGATAGGCGATGACGGCCAAGTGCTGATCATGGCGTCTCAATTGCACGCCGAAGGCGCGATTGACCTGCTCGGCGTCACGGTTGTTACCGGCAATAACTGGATGGAACAGGAACTGGCGGAAGCCTTACGCGCTGTCGAACGGCTCGGTGTGCAGGATGAGATCGGTGTCTGGGCAGGCTCTATCTATCCGCTAGTACACGATGCCAAAGGCTTCCAGAGCGAACAAGCGCTGTTTGGCTTCGGCGAAAGCTGGCAGACCGCCTTGCACCGTCCCCGTCCAACTGCGGACAATCTTGTGGCACCCGCAGACGGATTTGCCAAGAGCACTGAACCACAGCCCGGCCACGCCGTCGACTTCATTATCGACACCGTGAAGGCCAACCCGGGGGAAGTAACATTACTGGTCATCGGGCCGGTCACCAACATTGCCATGGCAGTGCGCAAGGCACCTGAGATTGTGCCGATGATCAAGCGTATTGTTTACATGGGCGGAGCGGTGGATGTACGCGGCAACACGACACCTGCGGCGGAAATGAACATCTGGATTGACCCCGAGGCTGCTCGCATCGTCATGCGCGAGCCGATCGAACAAGCGCTGATCCCACTTGACGTTACCAACATCACCCCTTTCACCAAGGCCGAATATGACCGTATTGTGGCAACAGACGGCCCCGTACAGGACTTGTTCCGCGCAAGCTGGATGGGCGGCATGTTCGAAAGCGATCCCGATGCCACCACTAGCGTCTATGACACTCTGGCGCTAGGCTACCTGGTGGACCCGAGTTTCGCCACCCTGACAGAGGAACTGGCAGTCGATGTCGACACCAATTTCGGACCCGGTTATGGTCGCACCCTAGCCTACTGGCAGGATCAACCAACCAATCAACTACAGACAATGACCGTTATCAAGGAATTCGATACTGCACGCTTCTTTGATTTCTACATTGATCTGATGACGCGACCAGTGCCGGTGGTCATGCAGGACTAG
- a CDS encoding D-amino acid dehydrogenase: MRIVVIGAGVVGITTAWYLAKDGHEVSVLEARDGVALETSFGNAGGVCPGFAGPWAAPGMPFKALKWMFSPAAPLKIRPAFSLAQWTWLMRFVMNCTAERYTVNKTRMQKVAHYSKAQLKLLREETGIQYDHGTGGVLQLFQTKDEVEGGRRNAQVLSSLGIPHRLLSAAEACEVEVGLAGSQVPIMGGLQLIDDETGDCHLFCRELEKLCRGVGVSFSFGARVTGLQTDGGRVSTIEVTHGQGGEGEATKREIEADAIVLATGPQMELLHALGLNVPVYPVKGYSMTTEIKNEAAAPRSSVMDEHSKVMITRLGNRIRAAGVAELAGFNSSMPEAVLRGINERVKALFPDAADYDDVQWWHGFRPMTADGPSQVSRSRYENLYLNIGHGSSGWTQACGTGKMMADLIADRPFDVALS; this comes from the coding sequence ATGCGTATTGTTGTCATTGGGGCAGGGGTCGTTGGAATAACCACGGCGTGGTACCTGGCAAAGGATGGTCACGAAGTGAGTGTGCTTGAGGCACGTGACGGAGTTGCATTAGAGACCTCTTTTGGCAACGCAGGTGGCGTGTGCCCTGGCTTTGCGGGGCCGTGGGCGGCCCCTGGTATGCCTTTTAAAGCATTGAAATGGATGTTCAGCCCTGCTGCTCCATTGAAAATCAGGCCGGCTTTTTCTCTTGCTCAATGGACATGGCTCATGCGCTTCGTCATGAATTGTACTGCTGAGCGCTATACCGTGAACAAAACGCGGATGCAGAAGGTCGCACATTACTCTAAAGCGCAACTCAAGCTTCTGCGAGAAGAGACTGGCATCCAGTATGATCACGGAACCGGCGGTGTCCTGCAACTTTTTCAAACAAAGGATGAAGTCGAAGGTGGGCGTCGCAATGCACAGGTTCTATCCTCGCTCGGGATTCCGCACCGGTTGTTGTCTGCTGCTGAGGCCTGTGAAGTGGAGGTGGGCTTGGCAGGATCCCAGGTTCCAATTATGGGAGGTCTTCAGCTGATCGATGATGAAACCGGTGACTGTCACTTGTTTTGTCGTGAGCTGGAAAAGTTGTGTCGTGGCGTGGGTGTGAGTTTTAGTTTTGGAGCGCGCGTGACCGGCTTACAGACCGATGGTGGTCGCGTCTCTACCATCGAAGTCACGCATGGGCAGGGCGGGGAAGGCGAGGCGACCAAAAGGGAAATAGAGGCAGATGCCATTGTTCTGGCCACAGGACCGCAAATGGAGCTTTTGCACGCGCTTGGACTGAATGTGCCGGTCTATCCTGTCAAAGGTTATTCCATGACCACTGAGATCAAGAACGAAGCTGCAGCGCCGCGCTCCTCGGTCATGGATGAACATTCAAAAGTGATGATAACGCGTCTGGGTAATCGTATTCGTGCGGCGGGTGTTGCAGAATTGGCAGGTTTCAACTCCTCTATGCCCGAAGCTGTGCTGCGGGGCATCAATGAACGGGTTAAAGCGCTTTTTCCGGATGCTGCGGACTATGATGATGTGCAATGGTGGCACGGGTTTCGTCCCATGACAGCGGATGGCCCGAGCCAGGTCAGCCGTAGCCGATACGAAAATTTGTATCTCAACATAGGCCATGGGTCCAGCGGGTGGACACAGGCCTGTGGTACGGGAAAAATGATGGCTGATCTGATCGCAGATCGTCCTTTTGATGTGGCGCTTAGCTGA
- a CDS encoding selenium-binding protein SBP56-related protein — MDIDLSLDDRFPYVACWGTGEMLQYDVPDPMNPVLASFNLGRSVLSGR; from the coding sequence TTGGACATTGATTTGAGTCTTGATGATCGATTTCCATACGTTGCATGCTGGGGCACCGGTGAGATGCTTCAGTACGATGTCCCAGACCCGATGAATCCCGTACTCGCTTCATTCAACTTGGGACGATCAGTTCTATCCGGACGATGA
- a CDS encoding methyl-accepting chemotaxis protein, whose product MNLEKAGIQFKLSLAFAFVAATTLVAGMVGIKAFSTFDNTLDNITQYSVPAMTQAMLLAENAGRMETTLAAFAMAMDETARAKSLESLQRIRMETDSLLAESAQGESEGSNEISMLLERMYSQLPTLNDTVVSRLKEDAKLNARIVTLYDEHSVLDELLLEKISIATYELDQNAYDAKERSMTVLDTVLNRSVNTMFNALKLQTKVITVANMLSEIVIADDVDNVEMAEFWYGDEADQLGITLEALHKSHQSDQVDQTVENLLSLGEGEGSIFVSRSKYLSSLAEGETARIDLDNALLIRETVSTLLTLLEPVVDRAYVDVVSNADELKMISGEAIPKLMANGVQQVRLLLEVRATINLVLGNLSVASQLADEAALLSLRSKHVQSSEMLDTVLDSGASFETVVSIAEEVRGFVDLGNDDDGIFVLKSNVLDASQQALELQSQDNALIDELLALVSKRVETSNQSVTTSSIQAERAINSGRWQLLVVAGLSLVSTVLVAWLYVSRYLIARLVRIMEGMSKLAEGDLSSRIAVQGSDELAKMAEIVEVFRANALENQDLQAQREYAAAEREADRKKQLELEASNRLIEQRAREEAQTATERERAQADDLRRRVDALLVVVNAAARGDLTHNVPVEGDDAIGHMGEALYELFRVLRESMSDIGRYSLFLSEASTNLSRISQKMATNADHTSDQLLEASGKVDGVSNNVSTVAAATEEMRTSIGQIAKNATDAANVAGNAVKLADTASQSVRQLSKSSETIGNVVKVITSIAEQTNLLALNATIEAARAGEAGKGFAVVANEVKELAKDTAKATEDISLQISTIQTDSGKAVESITSINEIISSINRIQKTIATSVEEQTKATGEISSTVQWVSVSSDDISSGLSSVADAANETAASAGETKDAAKELADMAIKLEHLVGRFTLTDI is encoded by the coding sequence GTGAACCTAGAAAAAGCGGGTATTCAGTTTAAGCTATCGCTTGCCTTTGCGTTTGTTGCAGCGACTACGCTTGTCGCAGGAATGGTTGGAATAAAGGCATTTTCCACGTTTGACAACACCTTGGATAATATCACTCAGTACAGCGTACCCGCGATGACTCAGGCTATGCTGCTGGCTGAAAATGCAGGACGGATGGAAACCACACTTGCTGCGTTTGCGATGGCTATGGACGAAACCGCTCGCGCAAAGTCTCTTGAGTCTCTTCAGCGGATCCGTATGGAGACGGATAGTCTGCTAGCAGAATCCGCGCAGGGGGAATCAGAGGGTTCCAATGAGATATCGATGCTACTGGAACGCATGTATTCACAGCTGCCAACACTCAATGACACCGTAGTCAGCCGGCTAAAAGAGGATGCGAAGCTGAATGCACGTATTGTTACGCTTTACGATGAGCACAGTGTGCTAGACGAGCTCTTGCTGGAAAAAATCAGCATCGCGACCTATGAACTGGACCAGAATGCTTACGATGCGAAGGAGCGCAGTATGACGGTGCTCGATACCGTATTGAATCGTTCAGTCAACACCATGTTCAATGCACTCAAGTTGCAGACTAAAGTCATTACTGTTGCAAACATGCTCAGCGAGATAGTCATTGCTGATGATGTGGATAACGTGGAAATGGCTGAATTTTGGTACGGCGATGAGGCTGATCAATTAGGCATCACGCTAGAGGCACTCCATAAATCGCATCAAAGTGACCAGGTTGATCAGACTGTTGAAAATTTACTGTCACTGGGCGAGGGGGAGGGGAGCATTTTTGTTTCCCGTAGTAAGTATCTTTCTTCACTCGCAGAAGGTGAGACGGCGAGAATAGATCTGGATAACGCTTTGCTGATTCGTGAAACCGTATCCACCTTGCTAACGCTGCTAGAGCCAGTGGTTGATCGTGCCTATGTCGATGTTGTGAGCAACGCTGATGAACTCAAGATGATCAGTGGAGAAGCAATACCTAAACTGATGGCCAACGGTGTTCAGCAAGTTCGACTGTTGCTTGAGGTGCGGGCAACCATAAATCTTGTTTTAGGAAATCTCTCCGTCGCCTCGCAGCTTGCTGACGAAGCTGCGTTGTTGAGCTTGCGATCAAAGCATGTTCAGTCGAGTGAAATGCTTGACACAGTGCTGGATAGCGGGGCCTCATTTGAGACAGTTGTCAGTATTGCTGAAGAGGTGCGTGGTTTTGTTGATTTAGGTAACGATGACGATGGGATCTTTGTCTTGAAATCCAATGTCCTGGATGCCTCACAGCAAGCATTGGAGCTACAATCACAGGACAACGCCTTGATCGATGAGCTGCTGGCACTCGTTAGCAAGCGTGTTGAAACAAGCAATCAATCAGTAACGACTAGTTCGATCCAGGCCGAGAGAGCTATTAATAGCGGGAGATGGCAGTTGCTGGTTGTGGCAGGCTTGAGTTTAGTATCCACTGTATTGGTTGCCTGGTTATATGTCTCACGATATCTGATAGCCAGATTGGTCAGAATAATGGAGGGTATGAGCAAACTTGCCGAAGGAGATCTATCTAGCAGAATTGCCGTGCAAGGTAGTGACGAGTTGGCAAAAATGGCTGAAATCGTCGAGGTGTTCCGCGCCAATGCGCTTGAGAATCAGGACCTTCAGGCGCAACGGGAATATGCGGCTGCTGAACGAGAGGCGGATCGCAAGAAACAATTGGAGTTGGAGGCCAGCAATCGCTTGATTGAGCAACGCGCACGCGAAGAAGCTCAAACAGCAACAGAGCGAGAACGTGCACAAGCGGACGACCTGCGGCGCCGTGTTGATGCGTTGTTGGTGGTTGTCAATGCAGCAGCAAGAGGAGATCTGACTCATAATGTGCCGGTTGAAGGTGATGACGCAATCGGGCATATGGGAGAAGCTTTGTATGAGTTGTTCCGTGTGCTTCGGGAAAGCATGTCGGATATTGGGCGTTATTCATTATTCTTGTCGGAGGCATCCACCAACTTGTCGCGTATCAGTCAAAAGATGGCTACCAATGCAGACCATACCTCTGATCAATTACTGGAGGCTTCTGGCAAAGTTGATGGTGTGAGTAATAATGTCAGCACAGTAGCTGCTGCAACAGAAGAGATGCGTACAAGCATTGGTCAAATTGCCAAAAATGCCACGGACGCCGCTAATGTGGCTGGTAACGCTGTGAAGCTTGCTGATACTGCAAGTCAATCTGTTAGACAGTTGTCAAAAAGTAGTGAAACAATTGGTAATGTAGTCAAGGTTATTACATCCATTGCGGAGCAGACAAATCTGTTGGCATTGAATGCAACGATAGAGGCTGCTCGTGCGGGCGAAGCCGGTAAAGGTTTTGCTGTCGTAGCCAACGAAGTCAAGGAACTTGCCAAGGACACGGCCAAAGCCACAGAGGATATAAGCCTGCAGATTTCCACGATTCAGACTGACAGCGGCAAAGCTGTTGAGTCGATAACATCAATCAATGAAATTATCAGTAGCATTAACCGTATCCAGAAAACCATCGCCACTTCTGTTGAGGAGCAGACGAAGGCTACTGGTGAGATCAGCTCGACAGTGCAATGGGTGTCAGTAAGCAGTGATGATATATCAAGCGGTTTGAGCAGCGTTGCCGATGCTGCTAATGAAACAGCAGCCAGTGCCGGCGAGACCAAAGATGCGGCCAAAGAGCTTGCGGATATGGCAATAAAGCTGGAACATCTGGTTGGGCGATTTACGTTAACTGATATATAG
- a CDS encoding tripartite tricarboxylate transporter substrate binding protein, whose amino-acid sequence MNKKLSVSTFLLTIAMAASAFAYPDKPVTYVIPFSPGGESDTTAQMQAPFFEALTGQPMKFKYAPGGGGAKSWSMLNRFPADGHTVVTINLPHIITQPLLGKVGYATDDLNPVHFFHYTPDAILVKKNSPLKTFADFVAAAKAKPGALKVSGSGKYSANNIAQLALDKKAGIKTNYTGYKGSSAAMVGLLGGQVDAAWSYTTSAVTYGDDVRMLAVAMEERHPAFPDTPTFKELGYDWVGGAYRGAAVPKATPDAISQKLSDRLAEINNDPEFRRQMVEAGFALINIEKADMSAYMAQMTDRYTSLLQELGIAP is encoded by the coding sequence TTGAATAAAAAGCTGTCTGTCTCGACGTTCTTGTTGACCATTGCAATGGCCGCGTCTGCGTTTGCTTATCCTGACAAGCCTGTGACGTATGTTATCCCGTTCAGCCCCGGTGGCGAATCGGATACGACAGCTCAAATGCAAGCACCTTTTTTTGAGGCGCTAACCGGTCAGCCTATGAAGTTCAAGTATGCGCCAGGAGGTGGGGGGGCAAAAAGCTGGTCCATGCTCAACCGATTTCCTGCTGACGGACACACAGTTGTTACTATCAACCTGCCTCATATCATTACACAGCCACTGCTCGGTAAAGTCGGTTATGCAACAGATGACTTGAATCCGGTACATTTTTTTCACTATACGCCCGATGCAATCTTAGTGAAGAAAAACAGCCCTCTGAAGACATTCGCTGACTTTGTTGCTGCTGCCAAGGCTAAACCTGGGGCTTTGAAAGTATCGGGCTCCGGAAAATATTCAGCTAATAACATCGCGCAATTGGCACTCGATAAAAAGGCAGGCATTAAGACCAATTACACCGGATACAAAGGGTCTTCGGCTGCCATGGTTGGGTTGCTGGGAGGTCAGGTGGATGCAGCATGGAGCTATACAACTTCCGCTGTCACTTATGGTGATGACGTTCGGATGCTGGCTGTTGCGATGGAAGAGCGGCATCCAGCATTTCCTGATACGCCCACATTCAAGGAGTTAGGCTACGACTGGGTAGGCGGCGCCTATCGAGGTGCTGCAGTACCTAAAGCAACTCCTGATGCAATAAGTCAGAAGTTGTCCGATCGTCTCGCGGAAATCAATAATGATCCAGAGTTCAGGAGGCAAATGGTAGAAGCTGGGTTTGCTTTGATAAATATCGAAAAAGCTGATATGTCAGCATATATGGCGCAAATGACGGATCGCTATACATCCCTACTGCAAGAGCTTGGAATTGCACCATAG
- a CDS encoding alpha/beta hydrolase family esterase, which produces MEANLQEAWTRVDNSNRGSTMNLKPTASNLSGLLDEHPEKPPQGINVDSKLRAGLNLYSRERTYRLYVPEGYDGSKPSALLVVLHGCHQTYEDIQQISGFDALADREQFLVLYPYVTSYLGYRARQCWGWWVKAHRTRGRGEVEDISRIVEQVQQEYSVDPSRRYICGLSSGGAMAVNCLVAYPDKFAGGASVAGLAYGETPSAVKGSAFSIPRYHSLPRLCAVMRKNLAGATPPNLLIIHSDGDQVVSEKATDNLEQSWKQVAELDTDASEWHIDGETSGTPWSLHGYTSHDQQRLVRLRTSEFPHSWLGGPEGQHSSPDAPCISELIWWHLNASATRELGEVTPRKDTLLQEAS; this is translated from the coding sequence ATGGAAGCGAACCTGCAAGAAGCCTGGACACGAGTAGACAACAGCAATAGAGGCAGTACCATGAATCTGAAACCGACAGCCAGCAATTTGTCTGGCTTACTGGATGAACACCCAGAAAAGCCCCCTCAAGGAATCAATGTGGATTCGAAACTGCGGGCGGGGTTGAATCTGTATTCACGCGAACGAACCTACCGACTGTATGTGCCTGAAGGCTACGATGGCAGCAAGCCCTCGGCCTTGCTCGTTGTTTTACACGGATGTCATCAGACCTATGAGGATATCCAGCAGATCTCTGGATTCGATGCGCTGGCAGATCGTGAACAATTCCTGGTGCTCTACCCTTACGTCACCAGCTACCTGGGATACCGTGCACGCCAGTGCTGGGGTTGGTGGGTCAAGGCACACCGCACACGCGGTCGAGGAGAAGTGGAAGACATCTCACGCATTGTTGAACAGGTTCAACAAGAATATTCTGTAGATCCATCGCGACGCTATATCTGCGGTTTATCATCGGGTGGTGCTATGGCAGTTAACTGCCTCGTTGCCTATCCCGACAAGTTTGCAGGCGGCGCTAGTGTGGCAGGACTCGCTTACGGCGAGACCCCGTCTGCGGTGAAAGGCTCAGCCTTTTCGATTCCCCGTTACCACTCACTACCGCGTCTATGCGCAGTCATGAGAAAAAATCTTGCTGGTGCCACACCTCCCAACCTGCTTATCATCCACTCTGATGGTGATCAGGTCGTATCCGAGAAAGCAACAGACAACCTTGAACAAAGCTGGAAGCAAGTGGCTGAACTGGATACAGATGCAAGTGAATGGCACATTGACGGCGAGACATCCGGCACTCCCTGGAGCTTGCATGGCTACACCAGTCACGACCAGCAACGGCTGGTCAGACTACGCACCTCTGAATTCCCACATAGCTGGTTAGGTGGCCCTGAAGGGCAACATAGCAGCCCTGATGCTCCTTGTATTTCGGAGCTGATCTGGTGGCATCTGAATGCCTCTGCCACAAGAGAACTTGGTGAGGTTACACCTCGAAAGGACACTCTATTGCAAGAAGCCAGCTAA
- a CDS encoding CotH kinase family protein, giving the protein MKTPPPDTGYSSLRKYTFPALVLSSLLLLSACSDSDSSNASDEITEDTDTSILAEPGDSTDEVSDAVFDTPDWTEESHSNDVDPNFSEVFDDTQVKRLDFVVSEERWQSMLDDMTANYGEFGGSSAGGGGGAPPAGGQAGGGVPPDGIQPDSGTPPDEFQAGGPRQEDETNTLTEIDEDPIFVPADVYYNSKQWYRVGIRFKGNSSLKNSWQAGILKLSFKMDFDEYEDDYPQIDNQRFYGFKKFSLKNNYDDKSELREKVATDVFRAAGVPVSHTSFYELHIDHGNGPEYFGLYTLVEEVDGPVLDTQFSSDDGNLYKPEDGSANFVEGTFNPENFEKKTNEDDEDWSDIEALFSALHDETATTDPATWRTNLEAVFDVDGFLKYLAVNGIIQNWDTYGRMIHNYYLYNNPENGKLTWIPWDNNESLQDGKQGGSLALDFSDLDSAQWPLIAKIYADDVYKARYDLLLSEVMSLAFETSSIRAKYDNYSSLVSPYVTAELPGYSFLSNSSDFTPAIDALKSHATSRATAVESYLNSQ; this is encoded by the coding sequence ATGAAGACACCCCCTCCAGACACCGGTTACTCGAGCCTGCGCAAATACACATTTCCAGCGTTAGTTCTGAGCTCACTGCTACTGCTGAGCGCTTGTAGCGACAGTGACAGCAGCAACGCCTCTGATGAAATTACCGAAGACACTGACACATCTATCCTGGCGGAGCCAGGCGACAGTACCGATGAGGTAAGCGATGCTGTTTTTGATACGCCTGACTGGACTGAGGAAAGCCATAGCAACGATGTCGATCCAAACTTCAGCGAAGTGTTTGACGACACTCAGGTAAAGCGTCTGGATTTTGTCGTCAGTGAAGAGCGATGGCAGAGCATGCTGGATGATATGACTGCCAACTACGGCGAGTTCGGAGGCAGCTCTGCAGGAGGTGGCGGTGGCGCTCCACCTGCTGGTGGCCAGGCTGGCGGTGGCGTACCTCCTGATGGAATTCAGCCAGACAGCGGCACACCACCTGATGAATTTCAAGCTGGTGGACCTCGTCAGGAAGACGAAACGAACACATTGACAGAAATCGATGAAGATCCCATTTTCGTACCTGCCGATGTTTATTACAACAGCAAACAGTGGTATCGCGTTGGTATCCGATTCAAGGGCAACTCGTCACTGAAAAACAGTTGGCAAGCAGGCATCCTCAAACTCTCATTCAAGATGGACTTTGACGAGTATGAGGATGATTACCCACAAATCGACAACCAGCGCTTCTACGGGTTCAAGAAATTCAGCCTGAAGAATAACTATGACGATAAATCGGAGCTACGAGAAAAGGTGGCCACCGATGTTTTCAGAGCTGCTGGCGTTCCCGTCTCACACACCTCATTTTATGAATTGCATATCGACCATGGCAATGGGCCTGAGTATTTCGGCTTGTACACACTGGTTGAAGAGGTCGATGGACCCGTCCTGGATACGCAGTTCTCCAGTGATGATGGCAATCTGTACAAACCTGAAGATGGCAGTGCAAACTTCGTGGAAGGCACATTCAACCCTGAAAACTTCGAGAAGAAGACCAATGAAGATGATGAAGACTGGTCAGATATTGAAGCCTTGTTCAGCGCCCTGCACGACGAGACGGCAACAACAGACCCTGCTACATGGCGAACCAACCTGGAAGCTGTGTTTGACGTAGATGGCTTCCTCAAGTATCTGGCTGTCAACGGCATTATCCAGAACTGGGACACCTACGGTCGAATGATTCATAACTACTATCTTTACAACAACCCGGAAAATGGCAAGCTGACCTGGATTCCGTGGGATAACAATGAATCTTTGCAGGACGGCAAACAAGGTGGCTCATTAGCGCTGGATTTTTCCGATCTGGATTCTGCCCAATGGCCATTGATCGCCAAAATTTACGCAGACGATGTCTACAAGGCACGCTACGACCTGCTTCTATCCGAAGTCATGTCCTTAGCCTTTGAAACCAGTAGTATCCGGGCTAAATATGACAACTATTCGTCGCTGGTTTCCCCTTACGTGACCGCAGAACTTCCTGGCTACTCCTTTCTGAGCAATAGCAGTGATTTCACTCCGGCAATCGATGCGCTCAAATCACATGCCACAAGTCGCGCAACAGCGGTTGAAAGCTATTTGAACAGTCAGTAG
- a CDS encoding YczE/YyaS/YitT family protein: MAIHSNDTRGVNHPPDSAGLSQFSALQQNSPTRSTRFGLDKVFCFQASRSRMIAGFLGPLLLGVGSGISVSAGFGPLGFSVLLNGLYESFGVSLWLSQLLLTLLFYLIAWKWAKIPLGMGTLPTLLLIGPAISLGATLTPVTLPVAGHVLAFAAGLSLFALGISLAAAAALGPDGVTALSLAAEKRHALPVPKANFLWNSAAICVGILLGGHYGPATVIGLFAVPLLIQWLLPWLRRSVVRP, translated from the coding sequence TTGGCCATTCACTCGAACGATACCCGGGGTGTTAATCATCCGCCGGACAGTGCAGGTTTGTCACAGTTCAGTGCCTTGCAACAGAATAGTCCCACACGCTCCACACGCTTTGGGCTTGACAAGGTCTTCTGCTTTCAGGCTTCTCGCAGCAGGATGATTGCCGGCTTTCTGGGGCCGTTGCTACTTGGTGTCGGCTCTGGGATTTCTGTCTCAGCAGGCTTTGGACCGCTTGGTTTTTCAGTGTTGCTCAATGGATTGTACGAATCGTTTGGGGTTTCACTGTGGTTGTCACAATTGCTACTTACCTTGCTGTTCTACCTGATAGCCTGGAAGTGGGCAAAGATTCCGTTGGGCATGGGAACATTGCCAACCTTGTTGTTGATTGGTCCGGCGATTAGCCTGGGCGCCACATTGACACCTGTTACATTGCCTGTTGCTGGACATGTGCTGGCGTTTGCTGCAGGTCTGAGCCTGTTTGCGTTGGGTATTTCATTAGCAGCGGCTGCGGCACTCGGACCAGACGGTGTTACCGCCTTGTCTCTGGCTGCCGAGAAACGGCATGCTCTGCCGGTGCCAAAGGCTAACTTTCTGTGGAACAGTGCGGCAATCTGTGTTGGGATACTACTAGGCGGGCACTATGGCCCTGCCACTGTCATTGGATTGTTTGCAGTCCCGCTGTTGATTCAGTGGCTTCTGCCTTGGCTTCGTCGCAGCGTTGTACGTCCTTGA
- a CDS encoding LysR family transcriptional regulator produces MLSLRCKRQGCPSVNAILRLTTYFKCLFILLSAAGRVLGLTQPTLGRQVSALEKELGVALFDRVGKRLVLTPSGLELVDHVRQMSDAADRISMVASGQSQELDGEVCITATEAFSVFLLSPIINKIRQAFPAISIEVLASDRLSNLSRREADIAVRNIRPTQPDLIARKICDVSARLYGASVYLDRLGRPITKQILSQADYTGFARSDDMIDTFRGLGLPLKAQQFPVVSENILVQWELVKLGGALGMMMESVGDEESLVERVQADSASLQFPIWLVAHQQLKSSNRIRAVFEVLADSLSMLSGK; encoded by the coding sequence GTGCTGTCCCTCCGCTGCAAACGACAAGGGTGCCCATCAGTGAATGCAATATTGAGATTAACGACATACTTCAAGTGTCTCTTCATTCTGCTGTCTGCCGCCGGCCGGGTTCTTGGTTTGACTCAACCGACGTTGGGGCGGCAAGTTTCCGCATTGGAAAAAGAGTTGGGTGTCGCCCTGTTTGATCGGGTTGGCAAGCGGCTGGTGCTGACACCCAGCGGTCTTGAATTGGTCGACCATGTCCGGCAAATGTCTGATGCCGCTGATCGGATTTCCATGGTTGCCAGTGGGCAATCTCAAGAGCTGGACGGGGAGGTCTGTATTACAGCGACTGAGGCTTTCTCCGTCTTTTTGCTGTCGCCGATCATCAACAAGATCAGACAAGCATTCCCAGCCATTTCGATCGAAGTTCTTGCCTCCGATAGGCTGAGTAATTTAAGTCGTCGAGAGGCGGATATTGCCGTAAGAAATATCAGGCCCACGCAGCCGGACCTGATCGCTAGAAAGATTTGCGACGTATCTGCTCGGCTCTACGGTGCCTCAGTCTACCTTGATCGGTTGGGTCGACCTATAACGAAGCAGATTCTCAGCCAAGCTGATTACACTGGTTTTGCTCGAAGCGATGACATGATCGATACCTTTCGTGGCTTGGGTTTGCCGTTGAAGGCACAACAATTCCCTGTAGTGTCAGAGAATATTCTCGTTCAATGGGAGCTTGTCAAATTGGGAGGGGCTTTGGGCATGATGATGGAGAGTGTGGGTGACGAGGAGTCCTTGGTCGAACGAGTTCAGGCAGACTCTGCGAGTCTTCAATTTCCCATCTGGCTGGTTGCCCATCAGCAGTTGAAGAGCAGTAATCGTATTCGGGCAGTGTTTGAGGTGTTAGCCGACTCTCTGTCAATGTTGAGTGGCAAGTAG